The Halomonas sp. KG2 genome contains a region encoding:
- a CDS encoding GNAT family N-acetyltransferase produces the protein MKNFNIKLVTPEDWALYKSVRLESLKDSPDSFGATYEQESVLSDADWRVRLDLSARGLVAFPLVAEQGGRAMGLAWGVIHAPEVETAHIYQMWVSPAARGQGIAKALLGKIKTWAIDKECERLALDVTISNEAAVDLYRSSGFMAMGQPVPLRKDSSLMMQAMLMALRGAG, from the coding sequence ATGAAAAATTTCAACATCAAACTAGTAACCCCAGAAGATTGGGCGCTGTATAAGTCCGTTAGGCTGGAATCACTCAAGGATTCCCCTGACTCATTTGGCGCTACTTACGAGCAGGAATCTGTATTGTCGGATGCTGATTGGCGGGTGCGCTTAGATCTTAGCGCGCGGGGGCTTGTGGCTTTTCCGTTAGTGGCCGAGCAGGGTGGCCGGGCGATGGGGCTTGCTTGGGGAGTGATACATGCACCAGAGGTGGAAACCGCTCACATCTACCAAATGTGGGTTTCGCCTGCGGCAAGAGGGCAAGGCATCGCCAAGGCGCTTCTGGGTAAAATTAAAACCTGGGCGATAGATAAAGAGTGTGAGCGTCTCGCGCTTGACGTTACAATCAGTAATGAGGCGGCAGTTGATTTGTATCGGTCGTCTGGATTTATGGCAATGGGGCAGCCGGTGCCGCTTAGGAAGGACTCTTCTCTTATGATGCAGGCAATGCTGATGGCGTTACGCGGCGCTGGTTAA
- a CDS encoding MBL fold metallo-hydrolase, with protein MPIKTLSSSPVLTTGLITGNSLADSNAQGATQKLQQIRNATVKVSYGDTTFLVDPMLAEQGTYPGFENTYRSELRNPLEGLPMPVEEIIDGVDAIIVTHTHLDHWDDAAQQLLPKDLPLFTQNATDAELIRSQGFNDVRILDGKVEFGGVTLHKTGGQHGSDTLYAVPELAQLLGEVMGVVFEAPEHKTTYLVGDTIWRDEVEQTLARYNPEVIVVNAGAAEITGFSGDPIIMGKQDTLRMHQAAPNAAIIAVHMGAVNHMTLSREELSDYVREVGIQDRVSIPADGQIIAF; from the coding sequence ATGCCTATCAAAACCTTATCCAGTTCTCCTGTCCTCACAACAGGGCTCATTACCGGTAACTCCTTGGCGGATTCAAACGCTCAGGGGGCGACGCAAAAGCTGCAGCAGATTCGCAATGCAACAGTGAAGGTTAGCTATGGGGACACCACCTTTTTGGTGGACCCGATGCTGGCTGAGCAGGGCACTTATCCTGGCTTTGAAAATACCTACCGTAGCGAGTTACGCAACCCGCTGGAGGGGCTGCCTATGCCCGTTGAGGAGATAATCGACGGTGTCGATGCCATTATCGTTACTCACACACACCTCGATCACTGGGACGATGCTGCCCAGCAGCTGTTGCCCAAAGACCTGCCGCTATTTACACAGAATGCCACCGATGCTGAGCTGATACGCTCTCAGGGATTCAATGATGTGCGCATTTTGGACGGTAAAGTTGAATTTGGTGGAGTGACACTGCATAAAACGGGCGGCCAACACGGCTCTGACACCCTCTATGCAGTTCCTGAACTGGCCCAATTGCTCGGTGAGGTGATGGGGGTGGTTTTCGAAGCCCCCGAGCACAAAACTACCTACTTGGTGGGTGACACCATCTGGCGCGATGAAGTTGAGCAGACGCTGGCGCGTTATAATCCCGAGGTGATTGTCGTGAATGCCGGCGCCGCAGAGATCACAGGCTTCTCAGGTGACCCAATCATCATGGGGAAGCAAGATACGCTGCGTATGCATCAGGCAGCCCCTAATGCGGCGATCATCGCGGTGCATATGGGCGCGGTGAACCATATGACATTAAGCCGTGAAGAGTTGTCTGATTACGTGCGAGAAGTTGGGATCCAGGATCGCGTGTCTATCCCCGCTGATGGCCAAATTATTGCCTTTTAA
- a CDS encoding helix-turn-helix domain-containing protein: MSLPRVGLILHPRITPFHFSVPYTVFGMAFPDRSLFDLSIVAAWEDSPESDEVMTIKPNGGLTLLDNVDIAVVPGWHDLDEPPPPELAEALVRCHERGTHVVGLCYGTYALAYAGLLDGRRASTHWVAEQDFSDRFPRVKLDTNALYVEEDRLVTSAGTAAGLDCCLFLVREYYGATIANKIARIMVVPPHREGGQAQFIEQPVAISTQDAHINRLLDYLRENLVGSHRIDELAARTSMSRRTFTRHFQKATGMTVVEWLVNERLRRGRELLETTSLSVEAIAERVGFHTATSFRQHFRQHHQVSPRDWRKTFGGNS, from the coding sequence ATGTCCTTACCACGCGTAGGTTTAATTCTCCATCCCCGTATCACTCCTTTTCATTTCTCGGTGCCCTATACGGTGTTCGGCATGGCCTTTCCTGATCGCTCACTCTTCGATCTGTCCATCGTTGCAGCTTGGGAAGACTCGCCAGAGAGTGATGAGGTGATGACAATAAAGCCCAACGGCGGCTTAACGCTCTTGGATAACGTGGATATAGCCGTGGTCCCTGGCTGGCATGACCTGGATGAACCGCCACCGCCTGAGCTGGCCGAGGCGCTTGTCCGCTGCCATGAACGGGGCACTCATGTGGTGGGGCTTTGTTACGGCACGTATGCACTGGCGTACGCTGGACTGCTCGACGGCAGGCGGGCATCAACTCACTGGGTCGCCGAGCAGGACTTTAGTGACCGATTCCCAAGAGTCAAGCTGGACACCAATGCGCTTTATGTGGAGGAGGATCGTTTAGTGACGTCCGCAGGCACGGCGGCAGGCCTAGATTGCTGCTTATTCCTGGTGCGCGAGTATTACGGCGCAACGATTGCCAACAAGATTGCCCGTATTATGGTGGTTCCCCCGCACCGCGAAGGTGGGCAGGCGCAGTTCATTGAGCAACCCGTTGCCATTTCCACTCAAGACGCCCATATCAATCGCTTATTGGATTATTTGAGAGAAAACCTAGTCGGCTCGCATCGCATCGATGAGCTAGCGGCTCGAACCTCCATGAGCAGACGCACCTTCACGCGCCACTTTCAAAAAGCAACCGGAATGACGGTGGTGGAGTGGCTTGTCAACGAGCGCCTACGGCGCGGGCGCGAGCTACTGGAAACCACCTCCCTGTCGGTGGAAGCGATTGCGGAACGAGTTGGCTTTCATACGGCAACGTCTTTCCGTCAACATTTTAGGCAACATCATCAAGTCAGCCCACGCGACTGGCGTAAAACTTTTGGCGGCAACTCCTGA
- a CDS encoding DUF333 domain-containing protein has translation MARYGMLILIGMALAGCSTLGTTDGANQAQQVAVNYCEQEGGEVRSRQEAGKTRQYCHLLEGRVVEVNLLYQTEGLRVH, from the coding sequence ATGGCTCGTTATGGCATGTTGATTTTGATAGGGATGGCACTGGCGGGATGTTCGACCCTAGGTACTACTGATGGTGCTAACCAGGCGCAGCAGGTTGCCGTCAATTACTGTGAGCAGGAAGGCGGCGAGGTGCGATCGCGCCAGGAAGCGGGCAAGACTCGTCAGTATTGCCACCTTTTAGAAGGACGGGTGGTAGAAGTCAATCTGCTTTATCAGACGGAAGGTTTGCGCGTTCACTAA
- a CDS encoding hydroxymethylglutaryl-CoA lyase: MALPSSVRLVEVGPRDGLQNEQAFVPTHLKLAFIKRLVEAGCANIEAASFVSPSWVSQMADHREIMQGVERRPGVVYSALTPNLKGLEAAIECDVDEVAVFGAASEAFSHKNINCSIAESLERFEQVVEHARQAGLRVRGYISCVLGCPYEGEIAPLQVARVAKALYQMGCYEVSLGDTIGTGTPSKAKHMLAAVAAQVPINNLAAHCHDTYGQALANLYAMLEEGLSVIDSSVAGLGGCPYAKGASGNVPSEDVVYMLEGLGIESGIDLNALARTGDWITKVINVPNRSRAGSALMVAGG; the protein is encoded by the coding sequence ATGGCCTTGCCATCCTCTGTGCGCCTGGTCGAGGTCGGTCCGCGCGACGGTTTGCAAAATGAACAGGCGTTTGTGCCTACTCACCTGAAGCTTGCGTTTATCAAGCGCCTGGTGGAGGCGGGTTGTGCAAATATCGAGGCGGCGAGCTTTGTGTCGCCTAGCTGGGTGTCGCAAATGGCCGACCATCGGGAAATAATGCAGGGCGTTGAGCGACGCCCTGGCGTTGTCTATTCAGCCTTGACACCTAATCTGAAAGGCCTTGAAGCAGCGATTGAGTGCGATGTTGACGAAGTCGCCGTATTTGGCGCAGCAAGTGAAGCCTTTTCTCACAAGAACATAAACTGCTCTATCGCCGAGTCGCTCGAGCGTTTTGAGCAGGTGGTAGAGCATGCGCGCCAGGCCGGGCTACGTGTACGGGGATATATTTCCTGCGTGCTTGGCTGCCCTTATGAGGGGGAGATCGCGCCTTTACAGGTGGCGCGAGTTGCCAAGGCGCTATACCAGATGGGCTGCTATGAGGTATCACTGGGCGATACGATCGGCACCGGAACGCCATCAAAAGCCAAACATATGTTGGCGGCTGTTGCCGCTCAGGTGCCAATAAATAACCTGGCCGCCCACTGTCATGATACCTACGGCCAAGCACTTGCGAATCTCTATGCGATGCTGGAAGAGGGCCTAAGCGTTATTGATAGTTCCGTCGCCGGTTTGGGGGGCTGCCCCTATGCCAAAGGAGCTTCTGGCAATGTGCCAAGCGAAGATGTGGTGTATATGCTTGAGGGTTTGGGAATCGAGTCAGGCATTGATTTAAACGCGCTGGCAAGAACGGGGGATTGGATCACAAAAGTGATCAACGTACCCAATCGGTCACGCGCTGGCAGCGCCTTGATGGTGGCAGGGGGATAG
- a CDS encoding hydroxymethylglutaryl-CoA reductase, degradative: MAHSTSRIPGFYQLTPSERLEKVIEIAELGSEVRTHFSDTGNISSATADAMIENVIGTLNLPIGVATNLIIDDEEQLVPMATEESSVVAAVCNAARQCRALGGFHTDTSEPIMIAQVQLLDVPNPEFARLRLLSEFEQVKSICDATDPVLLQHGGGFRDLEVRVLNNMLIVHLLVDVRDAMGANAVNSMAEAVAPSLAEWSGGRSCLRILSNLADRRIARARATWKLEDLGGESVRDGMLNAYRFADQDPYRAATHNKGIMNGVSAVVLSTGNDTRAVEAGAHAYAARTGRYRSLTHWEADSEGNLTGTLEMPMPVGLVGGATRSHPSARHCLDILGVKTADRLARIIVAVGLAQNFAAIKALATTGIQKGHMALHAKNIAVMAGAENDEVDRIAALLVDGGKVRVDIAQQLLEQLRNG; this comes from the coding sequence ATGGCACACAGCACATCCCGCATTCCTGGTTTTTATCAGCTTACTCCCAGCGAGCGGCTTGAGAAAGTCATCGAAATAGCTGAGCTCGGCAGCGAGGTTCGCACGCATTTCTCTGATACGGGCAATATCTCGTCGGCCACTGCCGATGCCATGATCGAAAACGTCATTGGTACGCTGAACCTGCCAATCGGCGTTGCCACCAATTTGATTATTGATGACGAGGAACAGCTGGTACCCATGGCGACCGAAGAGTCTTCCGTGGTCGCCGCCGTGTGTAATGCGGCCAGGCAGTGTCGCGCATTGGGCGGGTTTCATACCGATACGTCAGAACCCATCATGATTGCGCAGGTACAGTTGCTGGATGTGCCTAACCCCGAGTTTGCACGCCTTCGGCTGCTTTCCGAATTCGAACAGGTAAAAAGCATTTGTGATGCAACCGACCCAGTACTGCTCCAGCACGGTGGGGGTTTCCGTGACCTGGAAGTGCGCGTTCTCAACAACATGCTGATCGTTCATCTGCTGGTGGATGTGCGTGACGCCATGGGTGCCAATGCTGTCAACTCGATGGCGGAAGCTGTCGCGCCTTCTCTAGCGGAGTGGAGCGGTGGTCGCAGCTGTCTGCGTATTCTGTCCAACCTCGCTGATCGGCGTATTGCTCGCGCACGTGCTACCTGGAAACTTGAAGATCTTGGCGGGGAGTCGGTACGTGACGGTATGCTCAACGCGTATCGCTTCGCAGACCAGGACCCTTACCGGGCAGCTACCCACAACAAAGGCATCATGAATGGAGTTAGCGCTGTCGTGCTGTCAACGGGCAACGATACCCGCGCGGTAGAAGCGGGTGCTCATGCCTACGCCGCTCGCACGGGGCGTTACCGTTCCTTGACACATTGGGAAGCCGATAGTGAAGGGAACCTGACTGGTACCTTAGAAATGCCTATGCCGGTAGGCTTGGTAGGCGGCGCTACTCGATCGCACCCTAGTGCTCGGCACTGTCTTGATATTCTGGGCGTTAAAACAGCGGATCGCTTGGCACGTATTATTGTCGCGGTGGGTTTGGCGCAGAATTTTGCCGCCATTAAGGCGCTGGCGACCACCGGCATTCAGAAGGGCCATATGGCACTGCATGCTAAAAATATTGCGGTAATGGCCGGGGCCGAGAACGATGAAGTTGATCGTATCGCAGCGCTGCTTGTGGATGGCGGTAAGGTGCGTGTGGATATCGCCCAGCAACTGCTTGAACAGCTGCGTAACGGCTAA
- a CDS encoding tripartite tricarboxylate transporter permease — MDPVLLLQMLAAAIIAVIVYTAIGVAPGTDETAVLAPVTLALVVAGIPLPVVLAFFMAAIVAKKLTDSIPVSVAGIPGGVMSAPMVEHALILKREGHATLAIRKMASGSVIGTLVAIPISLFLAFLLTPLADLLGQYASQIFFGGAVFLALMSKEKVISLISIVLLAALIQGLRHLYWGMGVIPEGQTVFISFFLGITIGPMMFNLAQLTVNSERHKMAESEPKQIQIYGNDEKGQLPNPFRILTRQETASAAASSVLGSVTFFMSPVGITIFLGEVMSSWVKGTVNKASRALSSMDAVTNASYIAGILIPLAALGIPMSPMAIGPGNAFFNAPPVLTLEQNAHHLMSFSEITIASILGAGVALLITYPIAVRYARRICIFVFKHIPHEAFLAMFFSLVMLLAYMDAGVMGILGVMVLALMAGLLNRWGVNYGVQFMTLYAAPWLLGLIA; from the coding sequence ATGGATCCCGTCTTATTACTTCAAATGTTGGCGGCTGCGATCATTGCCGTCATCGTTTATACCGCGATTGGTGTTGCACCGGGTACCGATGAAACCGCCGTACTGGCTCCGGTAACGCTGGCTCTGGTGGTCGCGGGCATACCGCTTCCCGTGGTGCTGGCTTTCTTTATGGCGGCCATTGTTGCTAAGAAGCTGACCGACTCCATTCCCGTTTCGGTAGCCGGTATACCGGGAGGGGTGATGTCGGCACCTATGGTTGAGCACGCACTGATCTTGAAGCGTGAAGGTCATGCCACCCTGGCGATTCGTAAAATGGCGTCCGGTTCGGTCATCGGTACGCTGGTGGCGATCCCCATTAGTCTGTTTCTGGCTTTTCTATTGACACCCCTAGCCGATTTGCTTGGCCAGTATGCCAGCCAGATATTCTTTGGCGGGGCCGTATTTCTTGCTCTGATGAGCAAGGAGAAAGTCATCAGCCTGATCAGTATTGTGCTACTGGCTGCATTGATTCAGGGCTTGCGGCACCTGTATTGGGGGATGGGCGTCATTCCAGAAGGGCAGACTGTATTCATCTCGTTCTTCTTGGGCATCACCATTGGCCCGATGATGTTTAATCTGGCACAGCTCACGGTCAACAGTGAGCGCCATAAAATGGCGGAGTCTGAGCCTAAGCAGATCCAGATCTACGGTAACGATGAGAAAGGGCAGCTACCCAATCCGTTTCGCATTCTGACGCGTCAGGAAACCGCCTCGGCCGCAGCTAGCTCTGTCCTGGGTTCGGTCACATTCTTCATGAGCCCAGTCGGCATCACGATCTTTCTGGGCGAAGTAATGTCGAGCTGGGTGAAAGGTACGGTCAATAAGGCTAGTCGCGCGCTATCTTCAATGGATGCCGTCACCAACGCCTCTTACATCGCGGGCATCTTGATTCCCTTAGCGGCACTAGGCATACCGATGAGCCCGATGGCGATTGGCCCGGGCAACGCCTTCTTCAACGCACCGCCGGTACTGACGCTCGAGCAGAATGCTCACCACTTGATGAGTTTTTCTGAAATTACCATCGCAAGCATTTTGGGTGCCGGTGTCGCTTTGCTGATTACCTACCCGATTGCGGTTCGGTACGCGCGGCGTATCTGCATCTTTGTGTTCAAGCACATTCCTCACGAAGCGTTCCTGGCGATGTTCTTCTCGCTGGTCATGCTGCTTGCCTATATGGATGCCGGAGTAATGGGCATTTTGGGCGTGATGGTGCTGGCACTGATGGCAGGTCTACTCAACCGTTGGGGCGTCAACTATGGCGTGCAGTTCATGACGCTTTATGCCGCACCGTGGCTTTTAGGGCTAATCGCTTAA
- a CDS encoding PLP-dependent aminotransferase family protein produces MSKSRHVADTILKAINEGRLAPGARLASIREAARQHGVSKNTIVDAYDQLIALGRLRARQGAGFFVTQPPALEAREKTYELKEAVDSVSLLREQLVGNFQVRVGDGRAPASWMGGAALARQAKRLTSIGNDDIEYGAPQGYLPLRETIARVLAGRSIHASHEQVLLTFGANHAFDLIIRHLIAPGDRVLVETPGYYPLFGKLRLAKAKLIGVSRSHDGLDLDDLERKIIQYRPNVFFLQPNAHNPTGSTLSLNQLYRLLTLAERYNLILVEDDAFADLLHRGSAHLAALDDLSRVIYVGTFSKTLSTGIRSGYLAANPGLVNALTDIKMVTVVNSSTFSERLIHDMIAHGRYRRHLVQLRERITKASASTITALKEVGLENIEGPGEGYYLWARLPNNIDAMQLAKIASDEGIFIAPGSIFSLRPNGPDASSMRMHIAYANDHRFLGFLERFLG; encoded by the coding sequence ATGTCGAAATCCAGGCACGTGGCCGACACCATTCTCAAGGCTATCAACGAAGGCCGCCTTGCCCCAGGGGCTAGGCTCGCTTCTATACGCGAAGCTGCCCGGCAGCATGGAGTGTCAAAAAACACCATTGTGGATGCTTATGATCAGTTGATTGCGCTGGGCAGGTTGCGCGCCCGCCAAGGGGCAGGCTTTTTTGTTACGCAGCCACCCGCGCTTGAAGCGCGGGAAAAGACCTACGAGCTAAAGGAAGCCGTCGATAGCGTCTCGCTTCTGAGGGAGCAGTTGGTAGGTAACTTTCAGGTACGGGTAGGCGACGGCCGAGCGCCCGCCAGCTGGATGGGCGGCGCGGCGCTTGCGCGGCAAGCCAAGCGATTAACGTCTATCGGCAATGATGATATCGAGTACGGTGCTCCTCAAGGGTATCTCCCACTGCGTGAAACGATTGCCAGGGTACTGGCCGGACGCTCCATTCACGCTTCTCATGAACAGGTATTGCTGACCTTCGGCGCCAATCATGCCTTCGATCTGATTATTCGCCACCTAATCGCCCCGGGCGACCGCGTCCTGGTGGAAACGCCCGGCTATTACCCGCTGTTTGGCAAGCTGCGCCTGGCCAAGGCCAAGCTGATTGGCGTTTCGCGCAGCCACGATGGGCTGGACCTAGATGACCTGGAGCGCAAGATTATTCAATATCGCCCCAATGTTTTCTTTCTCCAGCCTAATGCCCATAACCCGACGGGCTCTACCCTTTCACTTAACCAGCTGTATCGGCTACTGACACTCGCAGAACGCTACAACCTGATTCTGGTAGAAGACGACGCCTTCGCAGATCTACTCCACCGAGGAAGCGCTCACTTGGCAGCACTGGATGACCTGAGTCGCGTGATTTACGTCGGTACGTTTTCCAAGACGCTTTCCACCGGCATTCGCTCGGGTTACTTGGCGGCCAACCCTGGGCTGGTTAATGCACTTACCGATATCAAAATGGTGACTGTCGTTAACAGCTCCACCTTCAGCGAGCGCCTGATTCACGACATGATTGCCCACGGCCGTTACCGCCGTCACCTGGTACAGCTTCGCGAACGTATTACCAAGGCCAGTGCCAGTACCATTACTGCATTGAAAGAAGTGGGACTTGAGAATATAGAGGGGCCTGGTGAAGGTTATTACTTATGGGCGCGCCTGCCGAATAATATCGACGCGATGCAACTTGCCAAAATAGCCTCGGACGAAGGTATTTTCATCGCGCCCGGCAGTATCTTTTCACTACGCCCTAATGGGCCGGATGCATCGTCTATGCGTATGCATATTGCCTATGCCAATGATCATCGGTTTTTGGGGTTTCTTGAGCGTTTTTTGGGGTAG
- a CDS encoding IS3 family transposase yields the protein MESRLSRRSWSARRAGKSSAETAQRRPKDHQAAQSGSTAQRQGAGRNNVVAGAFKKARSLVRRGSGQRRGRLTPLKERARLIALFDEAVMGGASRYQAAAVIGISERTLKRWRSERGAIVEDQRPHAGQHRQPHQLTHEEEQAILNTCHRPEYQSLPPSQIVPLLADEGVYLASESSFYRVLKKHHQQHHRGRMKPRRSVPEPTSFTATGPNQVWSWDISYCASVVRGQHWYLYLIMDIYSRKIIAWEVHDTESGELAKQLLERALLREGCWHQPPVLHSDNGAPMTSYTLKARLTELGMLMSYSRPRVSNDNPYSEALFRTVKYCPAWPTKGFASLGAVREWMLAFERAYNEQHLHSGIQYVTPADRHRGVDQERLERRNAVYQRAKQRHPQRWSGHTRNWEVTGPVSLNPGKMHEIERNQQAA from the coding sequence ATGGAAAGCCGCTTGTCTCGAAGGAGCTGGTCGGCAAGAAGAGCAGGCAAAAGCAGCGCAGAAACAGCGCAAAGAAGACCGAAAGACCATCAAGCAGCTCAAAGCGGAAGTACGGCGCAAAGACAAGGTGCTGGCAGAAACAACGTCGTTGCTGGTGCTTTCAAAAAAGCTCGAAGCCTTGTACGGCGAGGATCCGGACAGCGGCGAGGACGACTAACGCCTCTAAAGGAACGTGCAAGGCTCATCGCGCTATTTGACGAAGCGGTTATGGGTGGCGCGTCCCGTTATCAAGCGGCTGCCGTGATCGGCATAAGCGAACGCACACTGAAGCGGTGGCGATCTGAGCGCGGCGCTATTGTCGAGGATCAGCGTCCACATGCAGGGCAACACAGGCAGCCGCATCAGCTGACGCATGAGGAAGAGCAAGCCATTTTGAACACGTGCCATCGCCCCGAGTATCAGAGCTTGCCGCCGTCTCAAATCGTTCCTTTATTGGCCGACGAAGGCGTCTATCTGGCCTCCGAATCGTCGTTTTATCGGGTCTTGAAAAAGCATCATCAGCAGCACCATCGTGGCCGTATGAAACCACGTCGTTCAGTCCCCGAGCCGACTAGCTTTACGGCTACAGGGCCAAACCAGGTCTGGAGCTGGGACATCAGTTATTGTGCCTCCGTTGTGCGAGGTCAGCACTGGTATCTTTACCTGATCATGGATATCTACAGCCGCAAAATCATTGCTTGGGAAGTCCACGACACGGAATCGGGCGAGTTGGCTAAACAGCTTTTGGAACGTGCCTTGCTGCGAGAAGGTTGCTGGCATCAGCCGCCAGTACTGCACTCTGATAACGGAGCACCGATGACCTCCTATACGCTCAAAGCGAGGCTAACAGAGCTGGGCATGTTGATGTCTTACAGTCGGCCGAGAGTAAGCAATGATAACCCTTACTCGGAAGCGCTGTTCCGTACCGTCAAATACTGTCCAGCGTGGCCCACCAAGGGCTTCGCATCGCTGGGCGCGGTACGAGAATGGATGCTAGCGTTCGAGCGGGCTTACAACGAACAGCACCTGCACAGTGGCATCCAGTATGTCACGCCAGCGGACCGTCATCGCGGCGTAGACCAAGAGCGCCTGGAACGCCGGAACGCGGTATACCAACGTGCGAAGCAGCGACATCCGCAACGCTGGTCGGGCCACACTCGAAACTGGGAAGTCACCGGCCCAGTCTCGCTTAACCCGGGAAAAATGCACGAAATCGAGCGTAATCAACAGGCTGCTTAA
- a CDS encoding TatD family hydrolase — translation MVESNIAKKGLVDFHCHLDLYPDHEKAVLQAELAGIFTLSVTTTPRAWPRNNELAKKTKHVRAALGLHPQLVAEHEAEIAIWDSLLAETRYIGEVGLDAGPRFYKSMDAQKRVFRHVLKRCAEAGDKILSIHSIRTSKLVLDYVEEFLPAGKGKVVLHWFSGTKKEVQRAVKLGCYFSVNSTMLASERNLPIIMEIPMERMLTETDGPFTESFGRPSVPSDVAYAIDSISRLRKKQPTELASIVRTNLKELLTET, via the coding sequence ATGGTTGAAAGTAATATAGCTAAAAAGGGGTTAGTGGACTTCCATTGCCATCTTGACCTTTATCCAGATCATGAGAAGGCCGTTCTACAAGCGGAATTAGCTGGGATATTCACTCTTTCGGTCACAACAACACCACGAGCTTGGCCTCGTAATAATGAGTTGGCAAAGAAGACAAAGCACGTACGTGCAGCGCTAGGGTTGCATCCTCAATTAGTAGCTGAGCACGAAGCTGAAATAGCGATTTGGGATAGTCTTCTCGCTGAAACTCGATACATTGGTGAAGTGGGCCTTGATGCAGGCCCACGTTTTTACAAGTCGATGGATGCTCAAAAGAGAGTTTTTCGACATGTATTAAAGCGATGTGCGGAAGCAGGAGACAAGATCCTTTCCATCCATAGTATAAGAACATCTAAATTGGTTCTGGACTATGTGGAGGAGTTCTTGCCTGCTGGAAAAGGAAAAGTTGTCCTTCACTGGTTCTCAGGCACAAAAAAAGAAGTGCAGCGAGCAGTTAAGCTGGGTTGCTATTTTTCAGTTAACTCAACGATGTTAGCAAGCGAGCGAAATCTTCCTATAATTATGGAAATACCTATGGAGAGGATGCTAACCGAAACTGATGGCCCTTTTACGGAGTCATTTGGTAGGCCATCAGTACCGTCCGATGTAGCTTATGCAATAGATTCTATTAGTCGTTTGCGTAAAAAGCAGCCGACTGAACTTGCTTCGATTGTTCGCACCAATCTGAAGGAGCTTCTAACAGAGACATGA